In Dendropsophus ebraccatus isolate aDenEbr1 chromosome 14, aDenEbr1.pat, whole genome shotgun sequence, the following proteins share a genomic window:
- the LOC138772455 gene encoding protein kinase C theta type-like, producing the protein MSTAWRRLEDMASTGQDFEEKRRNEKRKRKEEREEKTQKRRRGAKERGLEDEEPAAPRPYPISRYNVHQVLGRGCFGEVVLASVPGRNIRMAIKIINKKRSAEETIMRERQILLAAQDCPFICQLHAAQQSEERAYLIMEYLPGGSLKDLIKMCGCLNIGNVRFYTAEMICGLQFLHGLNIVHRDLKPDNIVLDADGHIRIIDLGLAREGANTAHDWWCLGTVMSRMAGPRSPYDFDNFHQKTTDEPTSPPWADAEEKHLETDLIRKLMCSDPEKRLDVARNIREHSFFSIIGWEELENRRVRPPWKPYEAELQTPHLQWPEETEPLHPMPAYNYMSPRWARWMRRSRL; encoded by the exons ATGTCTACGGCCTGGAGAAGACTGGAAGACATGGCGTCCACTGGACAAGACTTCGAGGAGAAGCGGAGGAACGAGAAGAGGAAGagaaaggaggagagagaggagaagacccagaagaggaggagaggagccaagGAGAGAGGATTGGAGGATGAGGAGCCTGCAGCACCCCGCCCCTACCCCATCAGCCGCTACAACGTCCACCAGGTCCTGGGTAGGGGCTGCTTTGGAGAA GTGGTCCTGGCATCGGTTCCCGGCCGAAACATCAGaatggccataaagatcatcaaCAAAAAGAGGAGCGCAGAAGAAACCATCATGAGAGAGCGGCAGATACTCCTTGCGGCCCAAGACTGTCCATTCATCTGCCAACTACATGCCGCACAGCAGTCTGAGGAGCGCGCCTATCTCATCATGGAGTATCTGCCCGGCGGCAGCCTGAAGGATTTGATCAAGATGTGCGGCTGTCTGAACATCGGCAATGTAAG ATTCTACACAGCAGAGATGATATGTGGCCTGCAGTTCCTCCATGGACTCAACATCGTCCACCG AGATCTAAAGCCGGATAACATTGTGTTGGATGCAGACGGCCACATCCGAATCATCGACCTGGGCCTGGCCAGAGAGGGAGCCAACACAGCGCATGACTGGTGGTGCCTGGGGACCGTCATGTCCAGGATGGCAGGACCACGATCCCCATACGACTTCGACAATTTCCATCAAAAGACCACCGATGAGCCCACATCTCCACCTTGGGCTGATGCTGAAGAGAAACATCTGGAAACCGATCTTATCAGGAAGCTGATGTGTAGTGATCCCGAGAAGCGCCTGGATGTGGCCAGAAACATCAGAGAGCATTCCTTCTTCTCCATCATCGGCTGGGAGgaactggagaacaggagagtcCGACCACCATGGAAGCCGTACGAGGCAGAGCTGCAAACTCCCCATCTGCAGTGGCCAGAAGAGACCGAGCCCCTTCACCCCATGCCTGCGTATAACTACATGTCACCACGCTGGGCCCG ATGGATGAGAAGATCTCGACTGTGA